In Megalopta genalis isolate 19385.01 unplaced genomic scaffold, iyMegGena1_principal scaffold0050, whole genome shotgun sequence, one DNA window encodes the following:
- the lds gene encoding transcription termination factor lodestar isoform X1, translating into MIHETLQMDESFNQWSDVASDNDEDIIEGRSFMISDSDEDIVEHIDKQQVVVIESSSSSENCSRNLSPERQAAASRKSPFTENAIKKSVKKHILQYSDTEEEQEEEENSYTPSLPNLSNGIEEDGASSNEKEMESEIVISLAKQEIGVGNIDPMVAQKRALLVCKMEHLQTQLRKSKLLLETGNINLLPDGGKKLRENIEMQEKEIEEVALELQNTPLTQDVKGEPHDLKEVIESVKEQFVDEENPYLCNFDSSIDVNSIPIKPKSSPQTKELGKKAQATLDKELALTVDRLQDLHGSLIARPSEDERAEDPQGLKVKLMPHQQHALLWLQWREGQKPPGGVLADDMGLGKTLTMISLILADIASKKLKDSDDCSDEEWADYNAPLRHKGGTLVVCPASLLSQWETEISRRCKRGMLAVEVYHGSCRENVPKRLAKNDVVITTYNILSREFRTRATAYKIHWERVILDEAHVIRNHKSKMAEAVHGLISKKRWALTGTPIQNKEMDLYSILKFIKCSPFDDLRVWKRWVDNKNAAGRQRLATVMKSLMLRRTKHELQVKGNLDTLPDKCIEEVLVKLDSQEQLVYEKVLIYSRTLFAQFLAQRAEKDHMYDLASGRYDQPTFLSNPNMNTQFTKAQNKLLSMHADIKTHEILVLLLRLRQICVHPCLIHSMLDQEDMQDTGLTDTDNVDANLLSKMDGMTLNDGENEDNANTSEQEIGIDRRVVANVLTSENPVFQAEHVSSKMQAVLKTVKEILKKDDKMIIVSQWTSMLDIVAAYLPSLKGATFKKFTGNVPIRDRQSIMDAFNDPDNDPKILLLSLTAGGVGLNLVGGNHMLLIDIHWNPQLEMQAQDRIYRFGQKKDVYVYKFICRDTIEERIKRLQEKKMEIAENVLTGAKNSAASKLTLNDLKSLFAF; encoded by the exons ATGATACAT GAAACCTTACAGATGGATGAAAGTTTCAATCAGTGGTCTGATGTAGCATCTGACAACGATGAGGATATCATTGAGGGCAGATCATTCATGATATCTGATAGCGATGAGGATATCGTTGAACATATCGATAAACAACAAGTTGTCGTAATCGAAAGCAGTAGTAGCAGTGAGAACTGTTCCAGGAATTTAAGTCCAGAGAG ACAAGCTGCAGCATCAAGAAAATCTCCCTTTACAGAAAATGCCATTAAGAAGAGTGTTAAGAAGCATATCCTTCAATATTCTGATACGGAGGAAGAGCAAGAGGAGGAGGAAAATAGCTACACACCTAGTCTTCCTAATTTAAGCAATGGCATTGAAGAAGATG GAGCTTCATCGAATGAGAAAGAAATGGAATCAGAAATTGTAATATCTCTGGCAAAACAAGAAATTGGGGTTGGTAATATTGATCCAATGGTTGCGCAAAAGAGAGCCTTATTAGTTTGTAAAATGGAACATTTACAGACACAGCTGAGAAAATCAAAA TTGCTCCTAGAAACTGGTAACATCAACTTATTACCGGATGGAGGTAAGAAATTACGTGAAAATATCGAGATGCAGGAAAAAGAAATCGAGGAAGTCGCACTAGAATTACAGAATACTCCGCTCACGCAGGATGTTAAAGGAGAACCACATGACCTCAAGGAAGTAATAGAGTCAGTTAAAGAACAATTTGTTGATGAAGAAAATCCCTACTTATGCAATTTCGATTCTTCCATTGATGTGAATAGTATACCAATCAAACCGAAATCATCTCCACAAACGAAGGAACTGGGTAAAAAGGCTCAAGCGACTCTGGACAAAGAATTAGCGTTGACGGTAGATAGGTTGCAAGATTTACACGGATCTCTGATCGCTAGACCGTCTGAGGACGAAAGAGCTGAAGATCCACAGGGTTTGAAAGTCAAGTTGATGCCACACCAGCAACACGCATTGTTGTGGTTACAGTGGAGAGAAGGACAAAAGCCTCCCGGAGGTGTTCTCGCCGATGACATGGGCTTGGGAAAGACCTTGACGATGATATCGTTAATACTCGCTGATATTGCAAGTAAGAAGCTGAAAGACTCGGACGACTGTAGCGACGAAGAATGGGCAGATTACAATGCACCATTGCGCCACAAGGGAGGCACGCTAGTGGTTTGCCCAGCATCATTGTTGTCACAATGGGAGACGGAGATCAGCCGCAGATGCAAGCGAGGCATGCTCGCGGTTGAAGTTTACCATGGTAGCTGCAGAGAGAACGTTCCTAAAAGATTAGCAAAGAACGACGTGGTGATTACGACATACAACATACTATCCCGCGAATTCAGAACAAGAGCCACAGCTTATAAGATCCATTGGGAGCGCGTAATACTTGACGAGGCGCATGTAATTCGTAATCATAAAAGTAAAATGGCAGAGGCGGTGCACGGTCTAATATCCAAGAAACGGTGGGCTCTCACTGGTACCCCTATTCAGAACAAGGAGATGGATTTGTACTCTATATTGAAGTTCATAAAATGTTCCCCGTTCGACGATTTACGGGTTTGGAAACGATGGGTAGATAATAAAAACGCTGCCGGTCGTCAAAGGCTAGCCACCGTGATGAAGTCCCTGATGCTTCGTAGAACAAAACATGAGCTGCAGGTCAAAGGCAATCTGGATACCTTGCCCGACAAATGTATAGAGGAAGTGTTGGTAAAGCTCGACTCACAAGAGCAATTGGTGTATGAAAAGGTTTTGATTTATTCTCGAACGTTGTTCGCTCAATTTTTGGCACAGAGAGCTGAGAAGGATCACATGTACGATCTAGCTTCGGGAAGATACGATCAACCGACTTTTCTTTCAAATCCTA ACATGAATACTCAGTTCACAAAAGCGCAAAACAAATTACTGTCAATGCATGCTGATATCAAAACGCACGAGATCTTGGTTCTGTTGCTACGTCTACGTCAAATTTGCGTCCACCCATGCCTCATTCATTCTATGCTGGATCAAGAGGACATGCAGGATACTGGGTTAACGGATACTGACAACGTGGACGCTAACTTGTTATCGAAAATGGATGGTATGACGTTAAACGATGGTGAAAATGAAGACAATGCGAACACAAGTGAACAAGAGATAGGCATTGACCGCAGAGTAGTAGCCAATGTCCTCACATCTGAGAACCCAGTCTTTCAAGCTGAGCACGTCAGTTCTAAG ATGCAAGCGGTATTGAAAACAGTGaaagaaattttgaaaaaagaCGATAAGATGATCATTGTATCTCAGTGGACTAGCATGCTGGATATCGTAGCAGCTTATTTGCCTTCGTTAAAAGGTGCTACGTTCAAGAAGTTCACGGGCAATGTTCCGATCAGAGATAGACAG AGTATAATGGATGCCTTTAACGACCCGGACAACGACCCAAAGATACTGCTGCTGTCTCTTACTGCGGGAGGCGTTGGATTGAATCTGGTCGGTGGTAACCATATGTTGCTAATAGATATCCATTGGAACCCACAATTGGAGATGCAGGCTCAGGACAGAATCTATCGCTTCGGACAAAAAAAAGATGTTTACGTATATAA GTTCATCTGCAGGGACACGATCGAGGAGCGCATCAAGCGTCTGCAGGAGAAGAAAATGGAGATAGCGGAGAACGTTCTCACTGGTGCAAAGAATTCTGCTGCCTCGAAACTAACTCTGAACGATCTCAAATCTCTGTTCGCTTTCTAA
- the lds gene encoding transcription termination factor lodestar isoform X2, which yields MDESFNQWSDVASDNDEDIIEGRSFMISDSDEDIVEHIDKQQVVVIESSSSSENCSRNLSPERQAAASRKSPFTENAIKKSVKKHILQYSDTEEEQEEEENSYTPSLPNLSNGIEEDGASSNEKEMESEIVISLAKQEIGVGNIDPMVAQKRALLVCKMEHLQTQLRKSKLLLETGNINLLPDGGKKLRENIEMQEKEIEEVALELQNTPLTQDVKGEPHDLKEVIESVKEQFVDEENPYLCNFDSSIDVNSIPIKPKSSPQTKELGKKAQATLDKELALTVDRLQDLHGSLIARPSEDERAEDPQGLKVKLMPHQQHALLWLQWREGQKPPGGVLADDMGLGKTLTMISLILADIASKKLKDSDDCSDEEWADYNAPLRHKGGTLVVCPASLLSQWETEISRRCKRGMLAVEVYHGSCRENVPKRLAKNDVVITTYNILSREFRTRATAYKIHWERVILDEAHVIRNHKSKMAEAVHGLISKKRWALTGTPIQNKEMDLYSILKFIKCSPFDDLRVWKRWVDNKNAAGRQRLATVMKSLMLRRTKHELQVKGNLDTLPDKCIEEVLVKLDSQEQLVYEKVLIYSRTLFAQFLAQRAEKDHMYDLASGRYDQPTFLSNPNMNTQFTKAQNKLLSMHADIKTHEILVLLLRLRQICVHPCLIHSMLDQEDMQDTGLTDTDNVDANLLSKMDGMTLNDGENEDNANTSEQEIGIDRRVVANVLTSENPVFQAEHVSSKMQAVLKTVKEILKKDDKMIIVSQWTSMLDIVAAYLPSLKGATFKKFTGNVPIRDRQSIMDAFNDPDNDPKILLLSLTAGGVGLNLVGGNHMLLIDIHWNPQLEMQAQDRIYRFGQKKDVYVYKFICRDTIEERIKRLQEKKMEIAENVLTGAKNSAASKLTLNDLKSLFAF from the exons ATGGATGAAAGTTTCAATCAGTGGTCTGATGTAGCATCTGACAACGATGAGGATATCATTGAGGGCAGATCATTCATGATATCTGATAGCGATGAGGATATCGTTGAACATATCGATAAACAACAAGTTGTCGTAATCGAAAGCAGTAGTAGCAGTGAGAACTGTTCCAGGAATTTAAGTCCAGAGAG ACAAGCTGCAGCATCAAGAAAATCTCCCTTTACAGAAAATGCCATTAAGAAGAGTGTTAAGAAGCATATCCTTCAATATTCTGATACGGAGGAAGAGCAAGAGGAGGAGGAAAATAGCTACACACCTAGTCTTCCTAATTTAAGCAATGGCATTGAAGAAGATG GAGCTTCATCGAATGAGAAAGAAATGGAATCAGAAATTGTAATATCTCTGGCAAAACAAGAAATTGGGGTTGGTAATATTGATCCAATGGTTGCGCAAAAGAGAGCCTTATTAGTTTGTAAAATGGAACATTTACAGACACAGCTGAGAAAATCAAAA TTGCTCCTAGAAACTGGTAACATCAACTTATTACCGGATGGAGGTAAGAAATTACGTGAAAATATCGAGATGCAGGAAAAAGAAATCGAGGAAGTCGCACTAGAATTACAGAATACTCCGCTCACGCAGGATGTTAAAGGAGAACCACATGACCTCAAGGAAGTAATAGAGTCAGTTAAAGAACAATTTGTTGATGAAGAAAATCCCTACTTATGCAATTTCGATTCTTCCATTGATGTGAATAGTATACCAATCAAACCGAAATCATCTCCACAAACGAAGGAACTGGGTAAAAAGGCTCAAGCGACTCTGGACAAAGAATTAGCGTTGACGGTAGATAGGTTGCAAGATTTACACGGATCTCTGATCGCTAGACCGTCTGAGGACGAAAGAGCTGAAGATCCACAGGGTTTGAAAGTCAAGTTGATGCCACACCAGCAACACGCATTGTTGTGGTTACAGTGGAGAGAAGGACAAAAGCCTCCCGGAGGTGTTCTCGCCGATGACATGGGCTTGGGAAAGACCTTGACGATGATATCGTTAATACTCGCTGATATTGCAAGTAAGAAGCTGAAAGACTCGGACGACTGTAGCGACGAAGAATGGGCAGATTACAATGCACCATTGCGCCACAAGGGAGGCACGCTAGTGGTTTGCCCAGCATCATTGTTGTCACAATGGGAGACGGAGATCAGCCGCAGATGCAAGCGAGGCATGCTCGCGGTTGAAGTTTACCATGGTAGCTGCAGAGAGAACGTTCCTAAAAGATTAGCAAAGAACGACGTGGTGATTACGACATACAACATACTATCCCGCGAATTCAGAACAAGAGCCACAGCTTATAAGATCCATTGGGAGCGCGTAATACTTGACGAGGCGCATGTAATTCGTAATCATAAAAGTAAAATGGCAGAGGCGGTGCACGGTCTAATATCCAAGAAACGGTGGGCTCTCACTGGTACCCCTATTCAGAACAAGGAGATGGATTTGTACTCTATATTGAAGTTCATAAAATGTTCCCCGTTCGACGATTTACGGGTTTGGAAACGATGGGTAGATAATAAAAACGCTGCCGGTCGTCAAAGGCTAGCCACCGTGATGAAGTCCCTGATGCTTCGTAGAACAAAACATGAGCTGCAGGTCAAAGGCAATCTGGATACCTTGCCCGACAAATGTATAGAGGAAGTGTTGGTAAAGCTCGACTCACAAGAGCAATTGGTGTATGAAAAGGTTTTGATTTATTCTCGAACGTTGTTCGCTCAATTTTTGGCACAGAGAGCTGAGAAGGATCACATGTACGATCTAGCTTCGGGAAGATACGATCAACCGACTTTTCTTTCAAATCCTA ACATGAATACTCAGTTCACAAAAGCGCAAAACAAATTACTGTCAATGCATGCTGATATCAAAACGCACGAGATCTTGGTTCTGTTGCTACGTCTACGTCAAATTTGCGTCCACCCATGCCTCATTCATTCTATGCTGGATCAAGAGGACATGCAGGATACTGGGTTAACGGATACTGACAACGTGGACGCTAACTTGTTATCGAAAATGGATGGTATGACGTTAAACGATGGTGAAAATGAAGACAATGCGAACACAAGTGAACAAGAGATAGGCATTGACCGCAGAGTAGTAGCCAATGTCCTCACATCTGAGAACCCAGTCTTTCAAGCTGAGCACGTCAGTTCTAAG ATGCAAGCGGTATTGAAAACAGTGaaagaaattttgaaaaaagaCGATAAGATGATCATTGTATCTCAGTGGACTAGCATGCTGGATATCGTAGCAGCTTATTTGCCTTCGTTAAAAGGTGCTACGTTCAAGAAGTTCACGGGCAATGTTCCGATCAGAGATAGACAG AGTATAATGGATGCCTTTAACGACCCGGACAACGACCCAAAGATACTGCTGCTGTCTCTTACTGCGGGAGGCGTTGGATTGAATCTGGTCGGTGGTAACCATATGTTGCTAATAGATATCCATTGGAACCCACAATTGGAGATGCAGGCTCAGGACAGAATCTATCGCTTCGGACAAAAAAAAGATGTTTACGTATATAA GTTCATCTGCAGGGACACGATCGAGGAGCGCATCAAGCGTCTGCAGGAGAAGAAAATGGAGATAGCGGAGAACGTTCTCACTGGTGCAAAGAATTCTGCTGCCTCGAAACTAACTCTGAACGATCTCAAATCTCTGTTCGCTTTCTAA
- the Hat1 gene encoding histone acetyltransferase 1 isoform X1, protein MEDPATARLKALVVSSNDALEFKLVRIMEDLENDETTFKPEMSHQVFGDSESIFGYRDLRVKLYYSAGCLETYLGMTYSEKVNKSICEGVEADEVLPKMVEKLAPKVHDNIDSFIKSLEKDDTFRPHGELLHSFSIDDEGCTRKFEVYKADMTYKGFKEYHERLQTFVLWYIDAANFIDIDDDRWHYFNIFEKYHSAHGTVRYATTGFATVYQYYAYPHHTRPRIAQVLILPPFQNMGLGAHLLHAIYREYIGRNQVKDITVEDPSVTFQRLRDYVDAINCSTLSSFSRECLLQGFNKTMVTEAKEKFKINKRQTRRVYEILRLRSTDLSNENEYREYRLDVKKRLNIPYKREQNDLRKLECALKNIGKKSNYTLPTSEQRLQTLEKEYRSLEEEYKKVIKRLEDADEL, encoded by the exons ATGGAAGATCCAGCTACGGCACGCTTAAAAGCTTTAGTTGTAAGCAGCAACGATGCCTTGGAGTTCAAATTAGTCCGTATTATGGAAGATTTAGAAAATGATGAAACTACATTTAAACCAGAGATGTCCCATCAAGTATTTGGAGACAG TGAATCTATATTTGGTTACCGGGATCTTAGAGTGAAGCTATACTACTCGGCAGGTTGTTTAGAAACTTATTTGGGCATGACCTATTCAGAAAAAGTAAATAAATCAATTTGTGAAGGAGTCGAAGCTGATGAGGTATTACCTAAAATGGTGGAGAAACTTGCACCCAAAGTTCATGATAATATAGATTCATTTATTAAATCTCTGGAAAAAGATGATACATTTAGACCTCATGGAGAATTGTTGCATTCATTTTCCATTGATG ATGAAGGATGCACTAGAAAATTTGAAGTCTATAAAGCTGACATGACTTATAAAGGTTTCAAGGAATATCATGAACGTCTCCAGACATTTGTCCTTTGGTATATAGATGCTGCCAATTTTATAGATATAGACGATGATCGGTGGCATTACTTTAATAT ATTTGAAAAATATCATTCAGCACATGGAACTGTTCGCTATGCAACCACTGGTTTTGCTACTGTGTATCAGTATTATGCATATCCACACCATACTAGACCCCGTATAGCTCAAGTTCTCATATTACCACCATTTCAAAATATGGGCCTTGGTGCACATTTATTACATGCTATTTATCGCGAATATATAGGAAGAAATCAAGTGAAGGATATAACAG TTGAGGACCCATCGGTGACTTTTCAACGATTAAGAGATTACGTGGACGCAATAAACTGCAGCACGTTATCTAGTTTTTCACGGGAATGTCTGCTTCAAGGTTTTAATAAAACTATGGTTACGGAAGCGAAAGAGAAATTCAAGATAAATAAG AGACAAACTCGTAGAGTATATGAAATTTTGAGATTGCGTTCAACTGATTTATCAAACGAGAATGAGTATCGTGAGTATAGATTAGATGTAAAAAAGAGATTGAATATCCCATATAAacgtgaacaaaatgatttaagaAAGTTGGAGTGTGCACTAAAAAACATTGGTAAAAAATCAAATTACACACTACCTACATCAGAGCAACGTTTGCAAACTCTTGAAAAAGAATATAGGAGTTTAGAAGAGGagtataaaaaagttataaagCGATTGGAAGATGCAGACGAACTTTGA
- the sro gene encoding SDR family oxidoreductase shroud, whose amino-acid sequence MEIVKHLRKHSTILAVDLATSLGFIYSWNRGHKYVASAVSLCCIGGTYLYSRIKTRVKIRPNDAVIVTGCDSGLGYSLALHCRQLGATVIAGVLRSDSPGAKKLMENDAFVYSLDVTKPISVTDFAESVRTILERENLELRCLINNAALMIFGEFEWQTEEQIRSQVEVNFLGTMRITRELMPMIRAHSSRIVVISSHCNIQPIPGVAAYSGTKAAIGAWATAMRLELKKYGVKVVCFIPGSFFRESNILARQTEYFETMRKSMTEEARTFYGDYFTSYSQYFGSVAHGGNLEKLPDPRIYEIFEGALLDKYPSALYKHESWRYFLYHALFRITPSCVRDLLVQKFVQAPPWTKKTNASRSEVTQNPPMKEELPAENESPSMNKNNTIGNQNSVTKLC is encoded by the exons ATGGAAATAGTGAAACACTTGAGAAAACATTCTACAATACTCGCCGTCGATCTTGCGACCTCACTTGGTTTTATTTATTCGTGGAACAGGGGACACAAATATGTTGCGTCGGCTGTTTCCTTGTGTTGTATCG GTGGAACCTATTTGTACTCTCGAATTAAGACCCGAGTCAAAATTCGCCCTAATGATGCGGTCATCGTGACTGGTTGCGATTCAGGACTAGGATACAGTTTAGCCCTGCACTGTCGCCAATTAGGGGCGACTGTGATCGCCGGCGTATTACGAAGTGACAGTCCTGGGGCGAAGAAGCTAATGGAGAACGATGCGTTTGTTTATTCTCTGGATGTTACGAAACCCATCAGCGTGACTGACTTCGCAGAGTCCGTACGGACGATCTTGGAACGGGAGAATTTAG AGCTGCGATGCTTGATCAATAATGCCGCCTTGATGATCTTCGGTGAATTCGAATGGCAAACAGAGGAGCAGATCAGGAGTCAAGTGGAAGTCAATTTCCTTGGCACGATGAGAATCACTCGAGAACTGATGCCGATGATCCGAGCGCACTCCAGCCGGATTGTTGTAATCTCGAGCCACTGTAACATCCAGCCGATCCCTGGGGTGGCAGCTTACAGCGGGACCAAGGCTGCGATTGGAGCCTGGGCCACCGCCATGAGGCTCGAGCTAAAGAAGTATGGCGTCAAGGTCGTCTGCTTTATCCCTG GGTCTTTCTTCAGGGAGAGCAACATATTGGCCCGGCAGACTGAATACTTCGAGACGATGAGGAAGTCGATGACAGAGGAAGCGAGGACTTTCTACGGTGATTACTTCACCAGCTACTCGCAATATTTCGGATCCGTAGCGCACGGTGGAAACCTGGAAAAGCTGCCAGACCCGAGGATCTACGAGATCTTTGAAGGCGCACTGCTTGACAAATATCCGTCAGCGCTTTACAA ACATGAATCATGGCGATACTTCCTGTATCACGCGTTGTTCAGGATAACGCCGTCCTGCGTGCGCGACCTGCTCGTCCAGAAATTCGTGCAGGCACCTCCTTGGACGAAGAAAACGAATGCTTCCCGTTCCGAAGTGACGCAGAATCCTCCCATGAAGGAAGAGCTGCCGGCAGAGAATGAGAGTCCTtcaatgaataaaaataatacaataggAAATCAGAATTCGGTGACGAAACTATGTTAA
- the Hat1 gene encoding histone acetyltransferase 1 isoform X2, with the protein MMKLHLNQRCPIKYLETGCLETYLGMTYSEKVNKSICEGVEADEVLPKMVEKLAPKVHDNIDSFIKSLEKDDTFRPHGELLHSFSIDDEGCTRKFEVYKADMTYKGFKEYHERLQTFVLWYIDAANFIDIDDDRWHYFNIFEKYHSAHGTVRYATTGFATVYQYYAYPHHTRPRIAQVLILPPFQNMGLGAHLLHAIYREYIGRNQVKDITVEDPSVTFQRLRDYVDAINCSTLSSFSRECLLQGFNKTMVTEAKEKFKINKRQTRRVYEILRLRSTDLSNENEYREYRLDVKKRLNIPYKREQNDLRKLECALKNIGKKSNYTLPTSEQRLQTLEKEYRSLEEEYKKVIKRLEDADEL; encoded by the exons ATGATGAAACTACATTTAAACCAGAGATGTCCCATCAAGTATTTGGAGACAG GTTGTTTAGAAACTTATTTGGGCATGACCTATTCAGAAAAAGTAAATAAATCAATTTGTGAAGGAGTCGAAGCTGATGAGGTATTACCTAAAATGGTGGAGAAACTTGCACCCAAAGTTCATGATAATATAGATTCATTTATTAAATCTCTGGAAAAAGATGATACATTTAGACCTCATGGAGAATTGTTGCATTCATTTTCCATTGATG ATGAAGGATGCACTAGAAAATTTGAAGTCTATAAAGCTGACATGACTTATAAAGGTTTCAAGGAATATCATGAACGTCTCCAGACATTTGTCCTTTGGTATATAGATGCTGCCAATTTTATAGATATAGACGATGATCGGTGGCATTACTTTAATAT ATTTGAAAAATATCATTCAGCACATGGAACTGTTCGCTATGCAACCACTGGTTTTGCTACTGTGTATCAGTATTATGCATATCCACACCATACTAGACCCCGTATAGCTCAAGTTCTCATATTACCACCATTTCAAAATATGGGCCTTGGTGCACATTTATTACATGCTATTTATCGCGAATATATAGGAAGAAATCAAGTGAAGGATATAACAG TTGAGGACCCATCGGTGACTTTTCAACGATTAAGAGATTACGTGGACGCAATAAACTGCAGCACGTTATCTAGTTTTTCACGGGAATGTCTGCTTCAAGGTTTTAATAAAACTATGGTTACGGAAGCGAAAGAGAAATTCAAGATAAATAAG AGACAAACTCGTAGAGTATATGAAATTTTGAGATTGCGTTCAACTGATTTATCAAACGAGAATGAGTATCGTGAGTATAGATTAGATGTAAAAAAGAGATTGAATATCCCATATAAacgtgaacaaaatgatttaagaAAGTTGGAGTGTGCACTAAAAAACATTGGTAAAAAATCAAATTACACACTACCTACATCAGAGCAACGTTTGCAAACTCTTGAAAAAGAATATAGGAGTTTAGAAGAGGagtataaaaaagttataaagCGATTGGAAGATGCAGACGAACTTTGA
- the LOC117226680 gene encoding zinc finger protein-like 1 homolog, with the protein MGLCKCPKRRVTNLFCFEHRVNVCEHCMVTNHSKCIVQSYILWLHDHDYNPICTLCSVNLNEGDCVRLTCYHMFHWACLDKYAREMPSITAPAGYTCPACKECIFPNSILVSPVADVLREKLAGVNWARAGLGLPLLSEDREQKPEQERPPLRVESTSYQNHITTSSIPTVATSRTSSSVNSVHTNINNVHLNSQKMGPPYSIVNIDSSLGLSNPTSRKVCEAYDDPKEISFDHDENKYKRKSAMEWFLRWWKLIVSPPPRRRNSPGALYKRYAMIGVMGILTFIGILILFSWLGRMATDGDPSYDLHANPNVIVAD; encoded by the exons ATGGGGCTGTGCAAGTGTCCGAAACGGAGAGTAACCAATTTATTTTGTTTTGAACACCGTGTTAATGTTTGCGAACACTGTATGGTTACGAATCATTCAAAG tGTATTGTACAGTCATATATCTTATGGCTTCACGATCATGACTACAATCCTATCTGTACCTTATGCTCGGTGAACTTAAATGAAGGTGACTGTGTTCGGCTAACTTGCTACCACATGTTTCATTGGGCATGTTTGGATAAATATGCCAGGGAAATGCCATCGATAACAGCACCCGCAGGATATACTTGTCCAGCATGCAAGGAGTGCATTTTTCCAAATTCAATATTAGTATCCCCTGTAGCTGATGTGTTGAGGGAGAAATTAGCAGGAGTTAATTGGGCAAGAGCTGGTCTTGGCTTACCTTTG CTCAGTGAAGATCGAGAGCAGAAACCAGAGCAAGAGCGTCCACCTCTAAGAGTAGAATCTACATCGTACCAAAATCATATAACAACCTCATCGATTCCTACAGTAGCCACATCACGCACTTCTAGTAGTGTTAATTCAGTACACACAAATATTAATAATGTGCATTTAAACAGTCAGAAAATGGGTCCACCTTATTCTATTGTAAATATCGACTCGTCCTTGGGATTGTCCAACCCGACATCACGAAAAGTTTGTGAGGCTTATGACGATCCGAAAGAGATATCGTTCGATCACGACGAGAACAAATACAAGAGGAAGTCGGCCATGGAATGGTTCTTAAGGTGGTGGAAGCTCATAGTTAGTCCACCACCGAGACGCAGGAATTCACCGGGGGCATTGTATAAAAGATACGCAATGATAGGCGTTATGGGCATATTAACATTTATCggaattttaattttgttctcTTGGCTTGGAAGAATGGCCACTGATGGGGACCCGTCTTACGACCTTCACGCGAATCCTAATGTTATAGTTGCCGACTAA
- the LOC117226695 gene encoding dynein axonemal light chain 4: MSAGEVKKTEEPLIFHTYPLCKQSDMSEEMKQEAIEMCVTATEKYTDNYKLAARAIKYGLEKRFGGPFHVVVGESYASAVTYQEKTFLYMYNGGNIAILVWRTVSNF; this comes from the exons ATGTCAGCAGGAGAGGTAAAAAAGACGGAGGAACCCCTTATTTTTCACACTTATCCTTTGTGTAAG CAAAGCGACATGTCAGAAGAAATGAAACAAGAAGCTATTGAAATGTGTGTAACGGCTACGGAGAAGTATACAGATAATTACAAACTTGCAGCTCGGGCAATTAAGTACGGTTTAGAAAAACGTTTTGGAGGGCCATTTCACGTAGTAGTTGGTGAATCATATGCTTCTGCAGTTACATATCAGGAAAAAACGTTCTTATACATGTATAACGGCGGTAACATTGCTATTCTTGTATGGAGAACAGTTTCAAATTTTTGA